From Scomber scombrus chromosome 13, fScoSco1.1, whole genome shotgun sequence, a single genomic window includes:
- the ndp gene encoding norrin → MKPSIYVGSPSGLLLVLMCCPLLGSVHSASSNKASDNGHPHLGDTDPERCMRHHFVETITHPIYKCNSKMVLLARCEGHCSHTTRSDPLISFSSVLKQPFKSTCSCCRPHTSKLKAVRLRCAGGTRITATYRYILACNCEECS, encoded by the exons ATGAAACCCTCAATCTATGTGGGCTCCCCTTCTGGCCTGCTGCTGGTCCTGatgtgctgccccctgctgggcTCGGTTCACTCTGCCAGCAGCAACAAGGCCAGTGATAACGGACACCCACATCTGGGAGACACTGATCCGGAGCGCTGCATGAGGCACCACTTTGTAGAGACCATCACCCACCCGATATATAAATGCAACTCCAAG ATGGTGTTGCTGGCACGCTGCGAGGGCCACTGCAGCCATACCACCCGCTCTGACCCCCTCATCTCCTTCAGCTCGGTGCTCAAGCAGCCATTCAAAAGTACCTGCTCCTGCTGCCGGCCCCACACCTCCAAGCTGAAGGCGGTGCGGCTGCGCTGCGCCGGCGGGACTCGCATTACGGCCACTTACAGATACATCCTAGCCTGCAACTGTGAGGAGTGCAGCTGA